In one Candidatus Babeliales bacterium genomic region, the following are encoded:
- the trxB gene encoding thioredoxin-disulfide reductase, translating to MENKIHKLIIIGSGPAGLTAAVYAARANLEPVIIDGDEPGGQLMKTSYVENWPGEKSILGPKLMMNMRDHAKHFGTQFVSGKVTKVDFSNSYVKKITVDDKTELQAYAVIITTGATPKRLRVPGEDTYWGKGVTTCAVCDGAFYPDKKVVVIGGGDTAMEDASFLKKFTRHITIVHILDKFTASHAMQERVINDPDITMYYNSTVTEFHGNEQHVSAVTVVNQLTGEKIRLDADGVFIAIGLNPNSGPFKDHLACNKGGWLEATDQVHTAIKGVFVAGDVHDYRYRQAITSAGAGCMAALDAERYLSGIL from the coding sequence TTATCATTATTGGTTCGGGTCCTGCAGGGTTAACAGCGGCTGTTTATGCGGCTCGCGCAAATCTTGAACCAGTTATTATTGATGGTGATGAACCAGGCGGACAGTTGATGAAAACATCATATGTTGAGAATTGGCCAGGAGAAAAAAGTATTCTTGGACCAAAACTTATGATGAATATGCGCGATCATGCCAAGCACTTTGGTACTCAATTTGTGTCAGGTAAAGTAACAAAAGTCGATTTTTCTAATTCATACGTCAAAAAAATTACGGTAGATGATAAAACTGAATTGCAAGCTTATGCTGTTATTATAACAACAGGTGCAACACCAAAACGCTTACGTGTTCCTGGTGAAGATACATATTGGGGGAAAGGTGTTACAACATGTGCAGTGTGTGATGGTGCCTTTTATCCCGACAAAAAGGTGGTCGTTATTGGTGGTGGAGATACTGCCATGGAAGATGCATCATTTTTAAAGAAATTTACTCGACACATAACAATTGTGCATATTCTTGATAAATTTACTGCCTCTCATGCAATGCAGGAACGAGTTATTAATGATCCCGATATTACAATGTATTATAATAGTACGGTAACCGAATTCCATGGTAACGAACAGCATGTTTCTGCAGTTACCGTTGTTAATCAATTAACAGGCGAAAAAATTCGGCTTGATGCAGATGGTGTATTCATAGCTATTGGATTAAATCCAAATTCTGGGCCTTTTAAAGATCATCTTGCGTGCAATAAGGGTGGATGGTTGGAGGCAACAGATCAGGTACATACAGCGATTAAAGGAGTGTTTGTTGCCGGTGATGTTCATGATTATCGGTATCGTCAGGCAATTACTTCAGCCGGAGCTGGATGTATGGCAGCTCTTGATGCAGAACGGTATTTATCAGGAATTTTATAA